The DNA segment GGGGATGGCTCCCTGGAGGATGATGGGTCCGTGATCGGCTTGCTCGTCGACGAAATGGACGGTGGCGCCCGCGATCTTGACCCCGTACGCCCGGGCGGCGGCCTGCGCCTGGAGGCCCCTGAAGGCCGGAAGGAGGGCCGGATGGATGTTCATGATGCGCAGCGGAAACGCCTCGATGAGCGTGCGCGTGATCAGGCGATCGAAGCCCGCGAGCAGCACCAGCTCGACCTCCGCCTCGCGGAGCGCGGTGAGGATTGCCCGCTCGAACTCCTCGCGCCCCGCAAAGCGGCGGTGATCGATCACCCGCGTCGGCACGCCGGCCCGTTCCGCACGGCCGAGCCCCGGGACGCCCGGGCGGTTCGAGATGACCACGCGAAGCGTGCAGGCGAGTCGGCCGACCGCAATGCGGTCGAGGATGGCCTGCAGATTCGTGCCCGCCCCGGAGATCAAGACGCCGGCCGCGACCACCATGTCCCTTTACCGCCGCCCGCCCAAGCCCTCAAGGCCCCGTCGGCCGCTGGCTCACGGTGCGCGGCCGACCGTGTAGACGTCGACGCGGACGACCCCCGCCGCCAGCAGCGCCCGAGCGCAGGCATCGGCCGTAGCCCCCGTGGTGAGCACGTCGTCGACGAGCACGACCCGCCGTCCTGCGACGGTGCCCGGCGCGCGCACCCGAAAGGCCTCGCGAAGGTTGTGCCGCCGCGCGGCCGCGTCGAGTCCCGGCTGCGCGCGTGTGGCCCGGCGGCGGACCAGGACGCGAGGCGCGATCGGCAGGTCCAAGCGGCGGCCGAGGGCACGAGCGAGCAGGAGCGCCTGGTTGAAGCCTCGTACCCGCAGGCGCGCGGGATGCAGTGGCACCGGCACGAGCACCGCGTCGGCGGCGAACGGGTAGCGCTCGGCGAGCAGCGCGCCCAGCGCATCGGCGAGGTTCCGTCGGCGGCGGTACTTGAGGCCCTGGACGGCAGCCGCCAGCGGGCCGCCCGCCACGTACCAGCCCGCTGCGCGGGCGCTCATGAAGGCCGGCGGCCGGCCGCGACACGCCGCGCATGGCGACTCGTTCCCCACCGGCGCACCGCAGCGCTCGCAGAGCGCACCCTCGGCGCGCGCGACGGCGGCGACGCACCGCGGGCAGAGACAGGTGGGGTGGCCGAGCGCGAGTGCCGCACCGCACGCTTCGCAGGCGGCAGGGAAGACGACGTCGAGGCAGACCCGGAGCCAGCGACCCAGCACGGGAGTGCTGCTGACTCGGACGCGCAGCCGATGCAAGGATCGCTTTACAATGTCCTGGGATCTCCCTTAGGCTAAGAAGAGGTGATGGGGCTCACGGAGGGGCAGCTGGCGGAGGATCTCACCCGGGCCATGAAGGCGCGGGACATGCCGCGGGTCTACGTGCTGCGGGGGCTCCTGACGGCCGCGAAGAACCTCAAGGTGGAGCGGCGCGGCGCCGAGCTCGCCGAGGGGGACCTCGTGCAACTCGTCCGTCGGGAGATCCGCAAGCGCGAGGAGGCGGAGGAGTTCGCGGCCCGCGGCGGGCGCGGCGAGCTGGTGGCCCAGAACCGGAGCGAGCGCGCCATCCTCGAGGCGTATGCGCCCCCGCCGCTCGATGCCGCCGCGCTCGAGCGCGCGATCCGCGAGATCGCGGCCGCCGAAGGAGCCGGCTCCATCGGCGCCATCATGGCGGCGCTGCGCACGCGCCATCCCGGCCGGTTCGACGGCCGCCAGGCGAGCGAGCTGGCGCGCCGCATCCTCGCCGAAGCGTAGTCGCGATGGAACTACCCGTTCTCGCTCGGCTCAAGAAGGAGCTGGCGGAGCTGAAGCACGAGCTCACCTTCCGGTTGCCGAAGGAGCTCGAGGCGGCGCGCGCGCACGGTGATCTGTCCGAGAACGCCGAGTACGAGGCGGCCAAGGCCCGTCAGGACTTCGTGCGCTCCCGCATCGCCCAGCTCGAGGGACGCATCCGCGAGCTCTCGATGTACAACATCGCCTCGATCCCACACGACGTCGTGGCCTACGGCAGCCGCGTGACTGTCGAGGACGTCGAGGCCGGGGAGTCGACCGCCTACGAGATCGTGTTTCCCGAGGAGGTCGACGCCGCGAAGGGTCAGATCTCGCTCTCCTCGCCGCTCGGCCGGGCCCTCATGAACAAGGCGGTGGGCGACGAGGTCGAGGTGCAGACCCCGCGCGGCAAGCGCAGCTACCAGATCGTCGAACTCGTCACGTTCCACGACCTGCAGGGCGAGCGCGGCTCGGGCGGCCGCTAGCCGCGCGTGCGCAGCTGGCGCGCGGCCTCCTCGGGCGACACGGGGTTCGAGAAGATGCCGGTCGCCCACTCCATGCCGAGCTCGTGGCCGAGGTGCGGCACGATCTCCCAGTGCCAGTGGAACTCCGCCTGCGCCCCGCCGTCGAGCGGGCCGGCGTGGAGCGCCACGCTGTAGGGCGGATCGGCGAGCGCGGCCCGCAGTCGCGCGAGCGTGTCGACCAGGAGCTCGGCGAGCGAGCCGAGCGCGCCGTCGGAGAGGGTCCCGAAGTCGGCGGCGTGCTCGAGAGGCACGACCCAGGTCTCGTACGGATGCTCGGACGCAAACGGAGCGAAGGTGACGAAATCGGCGTTCCGCGCCACCACCCGCCCCTCGGCGCGGAGCTCCTCGGTGATCTGGTCGCAGAACACGCACCGCTCGCGCATCCGATGGTACTCGCGCGCGCCCGCGATCTCCTCCTCGATGCGCTTCGGCGTGAAGGGCGTCGCGACGACGTGGGAGTGCGAGTGGCCGTACCGGCTCCAGACGGCACCGTGGTTCTTCAGCACCAGCACGAAGCGGAAACGAGGGTCGCGGCGCAGGTCGCGGGTGCGGTCGCGGTAGACCCCGAGGAGGCGGACCATCTGCGGCACGGGGAAGTCGGCCCAGGCGGGCGTGTGGGCGGGCACGTCGGTCACGAGCTCGTGGGCGCCGATGGCGTTCATGAGGTCGAACATGCCTGCCGCCCGGCGGCCGAGCTCGCCCTCGATATGCAGCAGCGGCTTCTTGTCGGGCGTCACGCGCACGGCCCAGCCCGGGCCGTCCCGCACCACCGCGATCTCCGCGGGGTTGAGCGCCTCGCTGCCCGGGCAGAACGGGCAGGGTCCCGCGATGTCGCGGCGCGGCGCCGGCGGCTCCCCCCGGCGCGGCACGAGTTCCGCCGCGCGCTCCGGGGCCATGATCACCCAGCGACGGAGGATGGGGTCGCGGCGCAACTCGGACATGGGGGCGGGCGGCCGAGCACCGGTGGCGCGACGCTCTTGAGCCGCCGAATTCACCTATTATACGGTACCTGCCCGGAACGCCACGCATGCGGTTCACGAATCTCCCGCAGATGTTCTTCGCGCGGGCCGGCGACCTCGCGAGCCGGCCCCGCTACCGCTACCGCGCGGGGAACGGCTGGCGCGAGGCGACCTGGGCCGAGATGGAAGCCCACGTGCTGGAGATCGCCGCGGCGCTCGTGGACGACGGCGTATGCGTCGGCGACCGCGTCGCCATCCTCTCCGCGACGCGTCCGGAGTGGGTCGAGATCGACCTTGCGATCCTCGCCTGCGGCGCACTCACCATCCCGATCTACCAGTCGAGCCTGCCCGCCGAGTGCGGCTACATCATCGCCAACTCCGAGTCGTCGGTCGTCGTCGTCGAGAACGCCAAGCAGCGCGCCAAGATCGACGAGGTGACGGCACGGGGGTTCGAGCTCGACGGCGTGCGGCAGACGGTCAGCCTCCGCCGGATCATCACGATCGACGACGCGGCGGGGGAGGGGTCGTTGCGCGCCCTCGTCGAGCGGGGGCGAGCGGCCCTGCCGCGGCTCCGGCCCGAGATCGAGCGCCGCGTGGCGGCGCTCGCCCGGGACGACGTGGCGACCATCGTCTACACGTCGGGCACCACCGGGCCCCCGAAGGGCGTCGTGCAGACGCACGGCAACCACCTCGCAACCGTCGAGTCGGCGCTCCGGACCGGCCTGATTCGCGAGGGCGACGTCGACTTCTTCTTCCTGCCGCTCGCCCACTCGTTCGCGCGTCTCGTCGAGTACCTCGGTATCGCGGCGGGCACGACCACGGCCTTCGCCCGCAGCATCGACACCCTTGCCGAGGACATGGCCGCGGCGCGCCCGCACCTCGTGCCCGCGGTGCCGCGCATCTACGAGAAGGTCTACGCCCGCATGCTGGCGGGACGCGAGGCGGCGTCGCCGCTCAAGCGGGCCCTCTTCGACTGGGCGATCGCGGTCGGCCGCGCGCGCAGC comes from the Deltaproteobacteria bacterium genome and includes:
- a CDS encoding phosphoribosylglycinamide formyltransferase, which codes for MVVAAGVLISGAGTNLQAILDRIAVGRLACTLRVVISNRPGVPGLGRAERAGVPTRVIDHRRFAGREEFERAILTALREAEVELVLLAGFDRLITRTLIEAFPLRIMNIHPALLPAFRGLQAQAAARAYGVKIAGATVHFVDEQADHGPIILQGAIPIGPDDTEAEVRDRILAVEHEIYPTAIQFFAEGRLEVEDRRVRVRGVPPPLPRPLISW
- a CDS encoding ComF family protein translates to MLGRWLRVCLDVVFPAACEACGAALALGHPTCLCPRCVAAVARAEGALCERCGAPVGNESPCAACRGRPPAFMSARAAGWYVAGGPLAAAVQGLKYRRRRNLADALGALLAERYPFAADAVLVPVPLHPARLRVRGFNQALLLARALGRRLDLPIAPRVLVRRRATRAQPGLDAAARRHNLREAFRVRAPGTVAGRRVVLVDDVLTTGATADACARALLAAGVVRVDVYTVGRAP
- a CDS encoding transcription elongation factor GreA, with the translated sequence MELPVLARLKKELAELKHELTFRLPKELEAARAHGDLSENAEYEAAKARQDFVRSRIAQLEGRIRELSMYNIASIPHDVVAYGSRVTVEDVEAGESTAYEIVFPEEVDAAKGQISLSSPLGRALMNKAVGDEVEVQTPRGKRSYQIVELVTFHDLQGERGSGGR
- a CDS encoding galactose-1-phosphate uridylyltransferase codes for the protein MSELRRDPILRRWVIMAPERAAELVPRRGEPPAPRRDIAGPCPFCPGSEALNPAEIAVVRDGPGWAVRVTPDKKPLLHIEGELGRRAAGMFDLMNAIGAHELVTDVPAHTPAWADFPVPQMVRLLGVYRDRTRDLRRDPRFRFVLVLKNHGAVWSRYGHSHSHVVATPFTPKRIEEEIAGAREYHRMRERCVFCDQITEELRAEGRVVARNADFVTFAPFASEHPYETWVVPLEHAADFGTLSDGALGSLAELLVDTLARLRAALADPPYSVALHAGPLDGGAQAEFHWHWEIVPHLGHELGMEWATGIFSNPVSPEEAARQLRTRG
- a CDS encoding long-chain fatty acid--CoA ligase, with amino-acid sequence MRFTNLPQMFFARAGDLASRPRYRYRAGNGWREATWAEMEAHVLEIAAALVDDGVCVGDRVAILSATRPEWVEIDLAILACGALTIPIYQSSLPAECGYIIANSESSVVVVENAKQRAKIDEVTARGFELDGVRQTVSLRRIITIDDAAGEGSLRALVERGRAALPRLRPEIERRVAALARDDVATIVYTSGTTGPPKGVVQTHGNHLATVESALRTGLIREGDVDFFFLPLAHSFARLVEYLGIAAGTTTAFARSIDTLAEDMAAARPHLVPAVPRIYEKVYARMLAGREAASPLKRALFDWAIAVGRARSRCEQERRPVPIVTSLQNAIAHRLVFARIHQLLGGNIRYMTSGAAPLACEILEFFHAVGILVLEGYGLTETTPSLTVNRPDRFKFGTVGLPLDCCEIRIAEDGEILARGTNVAKGYYRRPEATAEAWDAEGWFHTGDIGEIDAEGFLRITDRKKDLIKTSGGKYVAPQKIENLLKMQPYVSQAVVIGDNRKYCVALITLDQEELARWAQARGIEDVRPEALAGHAEVRALVEREVGEVNRQLASFESIKYFRILPGDFSPESGELTPSLKVKRKVVAERYRPVIEEMYA